A stretch of the Dioscorea cayenensis subsp. rotundata cultivar TDr96_F1 chromosome 4, TDr96_F1_v2_PseudoChromosome.rev07_lg8_w22 25.fasta, whole genome shotgun sequence genome encodes the following:
- the LOC120258555 gene encoding uncharacterized protein LOC120258555 isoform X3, with the protein MDYDDNGFQSQNFQLVGDNNNRFPSSLRSFPLPKLDLDENFEVNLRFDSLVRTDGLLGIQGQVNDWIENFSCGNSALESDSTATEPCSISKHGNAWSEATSSESVEILLKSIGEGEIENETIMNEVGAHNQQIGFKEQQNPCPKMEDIVKSGTAPPSDSCAKISLSIVGNSARDPDQFDGASQISNGEKSGMDFDVVPLHERSQSNQESGAEVCVIDRKNTASSQDASKMCPVLGELFFEPSQKKSHIDIGVVGNIACDDSGCFAKECQKTSNPDICSAQADPSPASISSFLSVDKSGCQMFSHNEMEKHDDMTMPDKEAPTNNDSPKNEFRSAKVNDQFSEGHTIDSALCGMKNSSYLEANLDTSVLLTEGCGDPLFSGNPDGLLEAIAYPVKVWNEIDEVGDKNLTTTAEMSYLAVEGSANDEKHPVETNHEENANCHDLSENRSNEAFYGENSMLVEDAKLVGSLGKEKKLHTTLGVTKERKNPEYSSIDSDNSHIANNCREAGNLPSSHDQAYSEGTENKDGANSSKTNLSDAVLLKHGSADKEKCAEDGVIEKEVIKDTRETVRLEKFSPALGNVADEDILSSNDQSKMGRAADSLPGHMGLSGSPVSRNSDNDASKELDKRKLLKVVDDSLVRDMVQNESEHREAEFPSPVSYEDKDVTISSSVHTSMLRSDAEAQILPKTASGSAHMGGLPVKEIVCGVTAASFIPDCPNPATPRKANANVIQLDETSGKCSMILKGDANSQISVTSTAVNVAGQPSALKCENKGDTEADVASGDGTYDQNLTHQSESNTQYHSQEATTGKSDSSEPNCGSPPVMGCIEHNKDMKEQKDQRDIVGVSQPWTCSATMVGCVDNVQLVPHDSKDSIASDDDRSFTFEVGPVDVLSEKSPGHFCAMHSFKLAQGPKENLRESRFESGKAKLHGPVIKTTDKDNTWALSGCCAEQITASSARRPTDVSPPLQLTKMEEKHSSRSPSIVGTISKDMESDDKRQCPPIEDNSSKVSCSPSFQASDFPDFNSAISLAALSHQPFTDLQQVQLRAQIFVYGSLIQGTPPDEACMIAAFGESDGGRSHWETVWHVAVDRFQNQKQPASACETPVSSRSAVKSSEQLTRGNTLQGRALGPGLCQSSTKISSLATYNSSSFPAPLWNISPRDGLNTNMSRGTNLDFNQALSPMHSYQPLQMRQHPGNIASWFSPSAHPGTLITPSQGSRSDGTPQYSAVAVTTAQATPSRELLVSRASNLPLATASVLLPSPGSSNVSVTQVAQIEAPRKPANTVNNKNPSTVHKPRKRKKAAVMADFVPVFPVSLSQIEPHVTVGSENRISAGLPSSVNSPTKVGTDCPLASTDQIISPTQYQIVSSGTTEQRVIFSEEMRSKIEQAKLQAEDAAALAVSTVSHSQGIWSQIALKKDSGLVSEAEEKLVSAAVASTVAAAVAKAAAAAAKVASDAALQAKLMADEAMDSVKQANITRSSETGHDKERNLSRLTSMSISKGKEKSQGSSLAIAVAREASKRRLESTTAAAKRAENFDAIVKAAELAAEAVSQAGIIVAMGDPLPFTLRELAEAGPENYWKVHCSADEGINNTVPQNGTQELGTGGSCAQDTTEKEFNVGRTTQDESLLLSDKKYTGSGLGNTSMGEPVASNLIVDIIRKDSVVEVVADEDGLRGVWFSARVLDLKDDKAYICYDNLLTNEGPDRLKEWIPLKVDGLKAPRIRIAHPATVVKPDGGTKKRRREAINNYDWTIGDHVDAWIRDGWWEGVVTDKSKEDESKLHVHFPAGGDSSIVRAWNLRPSLIWKDGQWTQWSRHKENILEPYEGDTPQEKRPKTISFRDNSDSDVDGRGNGKMSRNLPDDALKKPEEPLILSANERTFSVGKNVREANNPGTLKSRQTVLQKERSRVVFGVPKPGKKRKFMEVSKHYVADKTDKISEGNNSVKFAKYLMPQASRSLRNTSKVDPRGKQAVGSKPKWPRPIKSQATQTKSAAEKDNSSVSNASASSCAESGPGAFSKPGVSANDEECQLERQNMLEVGSTRTLEDYSCRREINHK; encoded by the exons ATGGATTATGATGACAATGGTTTTCAAAGTCAAAATTTTCAGCTAGTTGGAGACAACAACAATAGATTCCCTTCAAGTTTACGATCATTTCCTTTGCCAAAGCTTGAtcttgatgaaaattttgaggTTAATCTCAGGTTTGATAGCCTAGTTCGAACAGACGGTTTACTTGGAATACAAGGGCAGGTTAATGATTGGATTGAGAATTTCTCTTGTGGAAATAGTGCATTAGAATCCGACTCGACTGCTACTGAACCTTGCTCCATTTCAAAACATGGCAATGCTTGGTCGGAGGCTACATCATCTGAATCTGTTGAAATATTATTGAAATCCATTGGAGAAGGTGAAATAGAGAATGAAACTATCATGAATGAGGTGGGCGCCCATAATCAACAGATTGGCTTTAAGGAACAGCAGAACCCCTGCCCTAAGATGGAGGATATTGTAAAGAGTGGTACTGCACCACCATCTGATAGTTGTGCAAAGATCTCTTTAAGCATTGTTGGCAATTCAGCAAGGGATCCTGATCAGTTTGATGGTGCATCACAAATTTCTAATGGAGAAAAGTCTGGAATGGACTTTGATGTAGTACCCTTACATGAAAGGTCTCAATCGAATCAAGAATCTGGTGCTGAGGTTTGTGTCATAGATAGGAAGAACACTGCATCATCTCAGGATGCATCAAAAATGTGCCCTGTCCTTGGTGAACTTTTCTTTGAGCCATCTCAAAAGAAAAGTCACATAGATATTGGAGTTGTGGGAAACATTGCATGTGATGATAGTGGTTGTTTTGCAAAAGAATGTCAAAAAACCTCTAATCCTGATATTTGCAGTGCTCAAGCTGACCCTTCTCCTGCATCCATAAGTAGTTTTCTTTCTGTGGATAAATCTGGATGTCAGATGTTTTCACATAACGAAATGGAGAAACACGATGATATGACAATGCCTGATAAAGAAGCTCCAACTAATAATGATTCCCCAAAAAATGAATTTAGAAGTGCTAAGGTGAATGATCAGTTTTCTGAGGGGCATACAATTGATAGTGCGCTTTGTGGTATGAAGAATTCTTCTTACTTGGAGGCAAATCTAGATACTTCGGTTTTGTTGACAGAGGGGTGTGGTGATCCTTTATTTTCTGGGAACCCTGATGGATTGCTTGAGGCTATTGCTTACCCTGTGAAAGTTTGGAATGAAATCGATGAGGTTGGTGATAAAAATCTGACAACAACAGCTGAGATGTCTTATTTAGCTGTGGAGGGCAGTGCGAATGATGAAAAACATCCGGTTGAAACCAATCACGAGGAAAATGCCAATTGCCATGACCTATCAGAAAATAGGTCAAATGAGGCCTTCTATGGTGAAAATAGTATGCTTGTTGAGGACGCCAAACTTGTTGGTAGCcttggaaaagagaaaaaacttcATACTACTTTGGGcgtaacaaaagaaagaaaaaatcctGAATACTCTAGCATAGATAGTGACAATAGCCATATAGCCAATAATTGTAGGGAGGCAGGTAATCTACCTTCTTCTCATGACCAAGCATATTCAGAAGGAACTGAAAATAAAGATGGTGCTAATAGCTCTAAAACTAATCTCTCTGATGCTGTTCTGTTGAAACATGGGTCTGCTGATAAAGAAAAATGTGCTGAAGATGGAGTTATTGAGAAAGAAGTAATCAAGGATACACGAGAGACTGTTAGACTGGAGAAATTTTCACCAGCTCTAGGAAATGTTGCAGATGAGGATATTTTATCTTCCAATGACCAAAGCAAAATGGGCAGGGCTGCTGATTCTCTTCCTGGGCACATGGGCTTGTCTGGCAGTCCTGTTAGCAGAAACTCTGATAATGATGCTTCTAAAGAATTGGACAAGAGGAAACTTCTCAAAGTCGTGGATGATTCATTGGTGAGGGATATGGTTCAGAATGAGTCAG AACACAGAGAAGCAGAATTCCCTTCTCCAGTATCTTATGAGGATAAAGATGTGACAATTTCTTCAAGCGTACACACATCTATGTTGCGGAGTGATGCGGAAGCCCAGATATTGCCCAAAACAGCTTCTGGGTCAGCACATATGGGTGGTTTACCTGTGAAGGAAATTGTTTGTGGTGTCACAG CTGCTAGCTTTATACCAGACTGTCCCAACCCTGCTACACCAAGAAAAGCAAATG CAAATGTCATTCAGCTTGATGAGACAAGTGGGAAATGTTCAATGATTTTGAAGGGTGATGCAAACAGCCAAATATCTGTAACATCAACTGCAGTTAATGTTGCTG GCCAACCTTCTGCTCTTAAATGTGAAAACAAAGGGGATACTGAAGCTGATGTAGCTTCTGGAGATGGCACTTATGATCAGAATTTGACTCATCAATCAGAAA GTAATACTCAGTACCATTCACAGGAAGCTACAACTGGGAAATCGGATTCTTCTGAACCTAATTGTGGTTCGCCTCCAGTAATGGGTTGCATTGAGCACAACAAAGACATGAAGGAGCAGAAAGATCAGAGAGATATTGTCGGGGTTTCGCAACCCTGGACTTGCTCTGCTACTATGGTGGGATGTGTTGATAATGTTCAACTTGTGCCTCATGATTCTAAGGACAGCATTGCTTCTGATGATGACAGAAGCTTCACATTTGAGGTTGGACCAGTAGACGTTCTTTCTGAAAAGAGCCCTGGTCATTTTTGTGCCATGCATTCTTTCAAGCTTGCTCAG GGGCCAAAAGAAAATTTACGGGAAAGTCGGTTTGAATCTGGAAAAGCCAAACTACATGGTCCTGTTATCAAGACAACTGACAAGGATAATACTTGGGCTTTATCTGGTTGCTGCGCTGAACAAATCACCGCATCTAGTGCAAGAAGGCCTACTGATGTATCACCACCGTTACAGCTAACTAAAATGGAGGAGAAACATAGCAGTAGATCACCAAGCATTGTCGGAACTATAAGCAAGGATATGGAGTCAGATGATAAAAGGCAATGCCCACCCATTGAAGACAATAGTTCAAAAGTGTCCTGTTCTCCTTCCTTTCAGGCATCTGATTTTCCTGATTTCAACTCGGCAATATCATTAGCAGCTTTGTCCCATCAACCTTTCACAGATCTGCAACAAGTTCAATTACGTGCACAGATATTTGTTTATGGATCTCTAAT CCAGGGAACCCCTCCTGATGAGGCTTGTATGATAGCAGCCTTTGGAGAAAGTG ATGGTGGACGAAGTCATTGGGAAACTGTGTGGCATGTTGCAGTTGACCGATTTCAGAATCAGAAACAACCTGCTAGTGCTTGCGagacccctgtgtcttctcgctctg CTGTTAAAAGTTCTGAACAACTTACAAGGGGTAACACTCTGCAAGGCAGAGCCCTTGGTCCTGGTCTATGCCAAAGTAGCACTAAGATTTCATCATTAGCTACATACAATTCGTCCTCTTTCCCAGCACCATTGTGGAACATCTCTCCTCGTGACGGCTTAAATACCAATATGTCAAGAGGCACAAATTTGGACTTCAACCAGGCTTTATCTCCCATGCATTCATATCAACCACTGCAAATGAGGCAGCACCCAGGCAATATTGCATCTTGGTTTTCTCCTTCTGCTCATCCGGGAACCTTGATCACTCCATCGCAAGGGTCGAGATCTGATGGTACTCCACAATATTCAGCAGTTGCAGTTACCACAGCACAAGCAACACCAAGCAGGGAATTACTGGTTTCACGTGCCTCTAATTTGCCGCTTGCAACTGCGAGTGTGTTGCTGCCTTCTCCGGGTTCATCAAATGTTTCAGTGACACAAGTTGCACAGATTGAAGCACCCAGGAAACCTGCAAACACTGTGAATAATAAAAATCCATCAACTGTTCACAAGCCTAGAAAGAGGAAGAAGGCTGCAGTCATGGCAGATTTTGTGCCAGTGTTTCCAGTATCCCTATCTCAGATAGAACCTCATGTTACTGTAGGTAGTGAGAATAGGATCTCTGCAGGCCTGCCCTCATCTGTTAATTCTCCAACAAAGGTAGGTACTGATTGTCCTTTGGCTAGTACAGACCAAATTATCTCTCCAACTCAGTACCAGATAGTCAGCAGTGGCACTACTGAGCAAAGAGTTATCTTTTCTGAGGAGATGCGCAGTAAAATTGAGCAGGCCAAGCTACAAGCAGAAGATGCTGCTGCTCTTGCTGTTTCTACTGTAAGTCACAGCCAAGGCATATGGAGTCAGATAGCTTTAAAGAAAGATTCTGGACTAGTTTCAGAAGCTGAAGAAAAACTTGTCTCTGCAGCTGTTGCATCAACTGTGGCTGCTGCTGTTGCAAAGGCAGCCGCAGCTGCTGCCAAGGTTGCGTCTGATGCTGCTTTGCAGGCTAAACTCATGGCAGATGAAGCTATGGATTCTGTAAAACAAGCGAATATCACCCGGAGTTCCGAAACTGGCCATGATAAGGAAAGAAATTTGTCAAGGCTGACTTCTATGTCAATTTCAAAGGGCAAGGAGAAGTCACAAGGATCTAGTTTGGCAATTGCTGTGGCACGAGAAGCTTCCAAGAGAAGGTTGGAATCAACTACTGCTGCTGCAAAACGGGCAGAGAACTTTGATGCTATAGTCAAAGCTGCAGAACTGGCTGCTGAAGCTGTGTCTCAAGCTGGTATAATTGTTGCAATGGGTGATCCTTTACCTTTTACATTACGAGAATTGGCAGAAGCTGGCCCAGAAAATTACTGGAAAGTTCACTGTTCAGCTGATGAAGGAATTAACAATACAGTTCCTCAGAATGGAACACAGGAACTGGGCACAGGTGGATCCTGCGCTCAAGATACAACAGAAAAAGAATTCAATGTTGGGAGAACCACCCAGGATGAAAGTCTGCTTTTATCTGACAAAAAATATACAG GTAGTGGACTTGGGAATACATCTATGGGTGAACCAGTTGCGAGTAATCTGATCGTGGATATTATACGAAAGGATTCTGTTGTTGAG GTGGTTGCTGATGAGGATGGGCTTAGAGGAGTTTGGTTTTCTGCTCGGGTTCTGGATTTGAAGGATGACAAAGCCTACATCTGCTATGATAATCTGCTTACTAATGAAG GCCCTGATCGGCTGAAGGAGTGGATACCACTTAAAGTTGATGGATTAAAAGCTCCCAGAATACGAATTGCTCATCCTGCTactgtggtgaagcctgatggAGGCACAAAGAAGCGGCGCAGAGAGGCTATAAACAACTATGATTGGACAATTGGAGATCATGTAGATGCATGGATACGTGATGG CTGGTGGGAAGGTGTTGTCACTGACAAGAGCAAGGAGGATGAATCAAAGCTTCACGTCCATTTTCCAG CTGGAGGTGACTCATCAATTGTTAGGGCTTGGAATCTTCGCCCATCACTCATTTGGAAGGATGGTCAATGGACTCAATGGTCGCGTCATAAGGAAAACATTCTCGAACCATATGAG GGTGATACCCCTCAAGAGAAAAGACCAAAAACAATCAGCTTCAGAGACAACAGTGACTCTGATGTTGATGGACGAGGAAATGGTAAGATGTCCAGGAATTTGCCGGATGATGCTTTGAAAAAGCCTGAGGAGCCATTGATTTTATCTGCAAATGAAAGAACTTTTTCTGTTGGAAAGAATGTGAGAGAAGCAAATAATCCTGGCACACTTAAATCAAGGCAAACAGTCCTACAGAAAGAAAGATCAAGGGTGGTATTTGGTGTTCCTAAACCTGGAAAGAAGAGGAAATTTATGGAAGTAAGCAAACATTATGTTGCAGATAAGACAGACAAAATAAGTGAGGGGAACAATTCTGTTAAATTTGCCAAATACTTGATGCCACAAGCATCTCGCTCATTGAGAAATACTTCTAAAGTGGATCCTAGAGGAAAGCAAGCTGTTGGATCTAAGCCTAAATGGCCCAGACCTATAAAATCTCAGGCTACTCAAACCAAAAGTGCAGCTGAGAAGGATAACTCATCTGTTAGTAATGCATCGGCCTCCAGTTGTGCAGAGTCTGGTCCTGGTGCTTTTTCAAAACCCGGAGTTTCTGCTAACGATGAAGAATGCCAGTTAGAAAGACAGAATATGCTTGAAGTTGGTTCCACTAGAACTCTAG AAGATTACAGCTGTCGTAGAGAAATCAATCACAAGTGA